DNA from Nitrospira sp.:
CTTGTTCGGATTCTTGGGACAGAACTTCGGATTCGGGAACTTGGAGAACAAAAACTCCTTCTGCTCCGCCTTCCCGGAATAGGTGACCTTCCCCGTGATCGTGCCTCCGGCAAACGAAGCGAGGGGCGCAGCCAAGAACGCCGCGGCCGCAACGCCGAATACCAATTTCTTTGCACCCTTCATGTCACTGCCTCCTTGTAATGTACATTAACTCAACGACTTCTTCGTCACCCACTCAACAAGAAGGGGCCGGTGACTATTGCCCTCTTCTAAATGGTCGTCTCACTGGGCATAGCGACGCGCACACCTACCTCCCGGCCTCTGAACGTCTGTGTATACTGGAATCTCACTCGCACTGTCAACTTGAAATCCGCCTCCGATGACACTTACGATTTCGCAGAATGGGACGATCGTTTTACATGGCCCACGATACGGGCGATCGCTCCTCCGGCCGTCGCCCGCACCGCGTCATCCTCATCGTGCAACGCCGCCTTCAGGATCGGCAAGACTTCCCATCCGCCGATTTGCCCGAGCGCCCTGGCGGCGGCAATACGAGGTCGGGGGATCGGATCTTTCAGCATCCCGGCGAGGAACTCGACACCGGCTTTCGTGTTGGGACCGTGCGCCCGTCCGACCGCCTTGGCGGCGGCGGAGCGGGTCCCTGGATCATTGTTCTGCGCCAACTCATACAGCTCGGCTCCGACGGTATCGAACGGCTCTCCGACCCGCAGCAACGCCGACACGACAGCGGCCTTGACCACAGGATTCGGATCGGCCAGCGCGTTCCTCAGCGCAGCCAGAGAATCTTTCACGCCCAATTCGCCCAAGCTGATCGCCGCCGATGTTTTGACCGCCGGGATCTTGTCCTCAAGCGCATGTTCCAATGCGGGAATTCCCTGCACCTTCCCGAGATCCCCCAAGGCTGAGGCGGCGGCACCCCGTACGGATGGTTGCGCATGGGTGATGGCCTCGAGAAGAATCGGCAGCCCACGCGCATCCTTGAGATCTCCGATCAAACGGAGTGCCGTGGCACGCTCTTCTGGATTTTGAGCCGAGGCGGCTTGACGCACCGTCTCCCACATCGCCGTCTGTCCCGTATGGTACAGGGCCCCGGCGGCAGCCAACCGCACGACCGGTTGTTCGTCTTTGAAAGCTTTCTCAAGCAGCGGGATCACGGAACGGTCGCCACTCTTTCCGAGCACTTTCAGCACGGCCGCCTTCACCAAACCGGCCTGGTCCTCAAGGGCATTGCGCAAGCGCGGCGAACGCCGTCCCGCGTCGAGTTTCCCCAAGGCTTCTGCAGCCAAGGCACGCACCAGGCCCGATCCATCGCTCAATCCGTCTTCCAGCGAGGGAATCGTCTCGGGAGAATCGACATCTTTGAGGGCCGTGTAGGCTGCGCCGCGCATTTGCTCCCGCATGTCTTTCACGAGGACGTAGACGAACCCCAACGCCACCTCTTTCAAGAGCGCCGGGTCGTCCTGTTTCAGGCCTTGCTCCAGCTGCTCATACTCGACCAGCGCCTCCTTCGGCTTGCCCAGATTGACCAACGAACGAATCTTCAGCCGCCTGGTCTCCGCCTGAAGGCCCTGCTCCTTGACCACCTGCTCGACGAGATCCAGCGCTTGTTGGTACTGCTTCTTGTCAAAGGCCGATTGAGCTTCCTTCACAGACGATGCCGAGACGGCAGGAGGCCAGAGGCCCAAGACTGTTCCCGACAGGACGGCCAACAGGGTCCACCAGCCCGCTTTCCACATCCGACGGCTCCCGCCCTTCAAGTGCATCGTATGTTTGGCCTGTCCTGCCACAGGACTATCCTCTTTCTTGCGTTCCAGATGCCGGAGCCCAGCGCCGATACCCCGCCGGTTCCTCAAAATAGTAATCTGGTTGGGGAGAAAACCGAATCCGTTGATATTCAACGGACCAATCGCGGTCCTGGCTCACCAATTTCAGCACCACCCCCGTCTCGCCATCGACCCACTCATAAAAACGTTCGTTGCGGCCATTGTAGTCCACCAGTACCTCATAGAGCTTGGACGTACGACCGATCGTGGTCGCATCACCTACCAGGGTCCGCGTCCGCTCTCCCGGGAGGCTCGGCTGAATCGGCAGGATTTCTTCGGGTTTGACAGGAACCGCAAGAATTTGTCGGCGCTGGGCAAGCAGAAACCATGACTCTCGTTTATCCAATCGAATGATTTCTATGCTGGAATAGCCGATCTCCGTCCTGACCGCATACTTATACTCCAGACGAATGCGGTCACCCTTGGCAAAGACCTGGGCTTCAAAGCGGCGCCCCTCCACCCGTTTCACCAACGACGCAGAGAACTCCGCCTGTGGGAGACTCGGTGAAACGGGCGGGTCGTCCTGGTGGGATCCGGCGTGACCAACGACCGACAGTCAGCGACAGACAACCTCCTAGAGCCCACGGCGGGAAACGAACCGGCACACGATTACTGTTGATGCTCCACCAACGGCTGAATCTCCACGGGGTGTCCAAGCGATTCGAGACCGAACCGTGGATTATCCATCACCTTGTAGGCCGTACGATTTCCCTTCGGAGCAGGAAGCGCGACCTGTTCCGTCGTCGTTCCGTCGGGAGCGATGGTGATGGTCCGCGTCACTCCCGGACCGGACTGCGGATGCCATACCACCATCTGATAGGTTCCGGGCGGCACATCCTCTATTTTGAATGCGCCCTGGTCGTCCGTCACCGCGTAGTAGGGATTGTTGACGGCCATGGCCCAGCTTTCCATGTACGCGTGAAAGCCACACTGCATGTAAAAGGTGCGTCGCCCCTTATTCAGGTAAATCGGCCCCACCAGGGACTTCCCCGGCGCATGGTTGTGAACCGCGTGGATATTGCCCCGTTGATGTTGATGGTTCAGAATCAGCGGCGTATTGAACAAGACCCGCGCCCCGGCCTCCGGCGACGTTTCATAGCCCTGAATGTCGTGCATAACTGGATCCATGTTCACCACTTCCACCGCATGTCCGTTCCGTACGATCGTCACCCAGGGTTGGAACAGGCAATCGCGCGCTTCGATGAGAGGCACCGACAGGTCGAATGGCTTGCCCCCGTCGACTCCTTCAAGAATCACGATGGCGTTCTTGAGCCCCCCGTCCGAATTCACGATGAAGTCCCTGAGGAGGCGCCAGCCTTTCCCGTTCGAAATCCTGCCGCAATAGGCCGGGTCCGGGAAGGTAATGAGGTTGAACCCCTTCGGCTCCGGGACCGCTCCGGCCAGCGTCACTTTTCCATCGAGAGTTCCGCCGTGCGGCACCTCGATGACTTCGTAGGCGCCGGCTGGGGGAAGGACCGGACAAAACAGAGCCAAGATCACCACCGCAATGGCAACGGCGCAAACCATACGGGCTTGATTCAGCATCATGGCGTCCCTCATGTTCTGTGACAGGTCCTTAGGGAATCTGGCGTTCTAACGTAGGACGGATGTCGACGACTTTCCCGAGTGACTCAGGCCCGTAATGCGGATTCTCCTCGATTTCATGTACGCTCCGACGCCCCTTCGGCGCTTCAAAGGCAAAATCGACCGCGGAAACACCGTTCTCCGAGACGACCACCTTCTTTTGCAGCATCACCCCGACCCCTGGATGCCAGGCCATCAGCGTGTATTCTCCCGGCGGCACATCGGTCAACGTGAACGTCCCCCCGTCCCCAGTCAGCGCATAGTAGGGATTATCGACCGCGAAGCCCCAGCTTTCCATGTAGGCATGGAAGCCGCATTGCATCACGAACATCCGCCGTCCCTTGGTCATGT
Protein-coding regions in this window:
- a CDS encoding PBS lyase HEAT domain protein repeat-containing protein, producing MAGQAKHTMHLKGGSRRMWKAGWWTLLAVLSGTVLGLWPPAVSASSVKEAQSAFDKKQYQQALDLVEQVVKEQGLQAETRRLKIRSLVNLGKPKEALVEYEQLEQGLKQDDPALLKEVALGFVYVLVKDMREQMRGAAYTALKDVDSPETIPSLEDGLSDGSGLVRALAAEALGKLDAGRRSPRLRNALEDQAGLVKAAVLKVLGKSGDRSVIPLLEKAFKDEQPVVRLAAAGALYHTGQTAMWETVRQAASAQNPEERATALRLIGDLKDARGLPILLEAITHAQPSVRGAAASALGDLGKVQGIPALEHALEDKIPAVKTSAAISLGELGVKDSLAALRNALADPNPVVKAAVVSALLRVGEPFDTVGAELYELAQNNDPGTRSAAAKAVGRAHGPNTKAGVEFLAGMLKDPIPRPRIAAARALGQIGGWEVLPILKAALHDEDDAVRATAGGAIARIVGHVKRSSHSAKS